A single window of Sphingobacteriales bacterium DNA harbors:
- a CDS encoding IS1595 family transposase, which produces MLELKSFKSIVDLIKTFPTEQDCITHLETIRWNSKVVSPFDSNSSVYKCKNNRYKCRNTNKYFNVRTNTIFEGTKISLQQWFLAIYIFTSHKKGISSIQLSKDLDITQKASWFVLHRLRYAMNQNNFINFINGTVEVDETFVGGKNKNRHPHKKVVNSQGRAFIDKTPVLGILNRDNRCIKCFVVEDTKAKTIQPVILNNVEQGSTIMSDEWWAYNGLNKFYKHKIVNHSNKEFVKEDCYTNTIEGFWSLFKRGIIGIYHFTSRTHLQKYVDEFSFRYNHRENTIDENFNIFLQTTNNKRLTYKTLINK; this is translated from the coding sequence ATGTTAGAGCTAAAATCGTTTAAAAGTATTGTAGATTTAATAAAAACATTTCCCACAGAACAAGATTGTATTACACACTTAGAAACAATTAGATGGAATAGCAAAGTTGTTTCGCCATTTGACTCCAATTCATCAGTTTATAAATGTAAAAACAATCGCTATAAATGCAGAAATACAAACAAGTATTTTAATGTTAGAACAAATACGATTTTTGAAGGAACGAAAATCAGTTTGCAACAATGGTTCTTGGCAATCTATATTTTTACATCTCATAAAAAAGGTATTTCGTCAATACAATTATCAAAAGATTTAGACATCACTCAAAAAGCTAGTTGGTTTGTTTTACATAGATTACGATATGCAATGAATCAAAATAATTTCATAAATTTTATTAATGGTACTGTTGAAGTAGATGAGACTTTTGTTGGTGGCAAAAATAAAAACAGACACCCTCATAAAAAAGTAGTTAATAGTCAAGGTAGAGCATTTATTGATAAAACACCCGTATTAGGTATTTTAAACAGAGATAATAGATGTATTAAATGTTTTGTTGTAGAAGATACAAAAGCTAAAACAATACAACCTGTGATACTAAATAATGTAGAACAAGGTTCAACAATAATGAGTGATGAATGGTGGGCTTATAATGGATTAAATAAATTTTATAAGCATAAAATAGTTAATCATAGTAATAAAGAATTTGTTAAAGAAGATTGCTACACAAATACAATTGAGGGTTTTTGGTCTTTATTTAAACGAGGTATTATAGGCATATATCATTTTACAAGTAGAACACACTTACAAAAATATGTAGACGAATTTAGTTTTAGATACAATCACAGAGAAAATACAATAGATGAAAACTTTAATATATTTTTACAGACAACTAATAACAAACGTTTAACATACAAAACACTAATTAATAAGTAA
- a CDS encoding helix-turn-helix transcriptional regulator: protein MKIGNKIKKIRELKNYTQEYMANELSMSISNYSKIERDEISITLDRLDEIAQILKMKFQDILAFDEKNVFNFINSPNSQGYINNLYANNNNVDNILNEIFTRLNNIEKKLK from the coding sequence ATGAAAATAGGAAATAAAATAAAAAAGATTCGAGAACTTAAAAATTATACCCAAGAATACATGGCTAACGAACTCTCTATGTCTATAAGCAATTATTCTAAAATTGAACGTGATGAGATCTCTATAACATTAGATAGGTTAGATGAAATTGCACAAATACTCAAAATGAAATTTCAAGATATACTTGCTTTCGATGAAAAAAATGTTTTTAATTTTATTAATAGCCCTAATTCACAAGGTTATATCAATAACTTGTATGCAAACAATAACAATGTTGATAATATTTTAAATGAAATTTTTACAAGATTAAATAATATAGAAAAGAAACTAAAATAA
- a CDS encoding DUF2628 domain-containing protein has product MYCKNCGKEIVDSSTFCPSCGVNQQVSNITSNQPNLSSNIEDKFLGLSDYYIEEFKKIHESNEQYKGKFNWTAFFFGSFWSLIKGLWLSAIVSLGIGIFTGGLGFIIYWFIFGFRGNYIYYNYVVKNKQIPL; this is encoded by the coding sequence ATGTATTGCAAAAACTGTGGTAAAGAAATAGTAGATAGTTCTACATTTTGCCCAAGCTGTGGTGTTAATCAGCAAGTATCTAATATAACATCTAATCAACCAAATTTATCTAGTAATATTGAAGATAAATTTTTAGGATTGTCTGATTATTATATTGAAGAATTTAAAAAAATACATGAATCTAATGAACAATATAAAGGTAAATTTAATTGGACAGCATTCTTTTTTGGCTCATTTTGGAGCTTGATAAAAGGGCTTTGGTTATCAGCTATTGTTTCTTTAGGTATAGGTATTTTTACAGGCGGTTTAGGATTTATTATATATTGGTTTATTTTTGGATTTCGTGGCAATTACATCTACTATAACTATGTTGTAAAAAATAAACAAATACCTTTGTAA